ATTTCATATCCTGGACTTTATTTACTAATTATAATTAGTATTTTGATAATTCAGGAATATCTTTAACTATTTCAGCAGCTTTTGCATCTAAGTAGGATTGACCTGCAGGTGTTACAGTTCTTCCTTCTGCTGTTTGTTGTACGTAACCAGCATCTTCTAATTGTTGTAATGCAGTTCTTATAATAGATCCACTACCTCTTCTGAATTTTTCAGGGTTGGTACCTCTATCTTTGTTGCCACCGTATTTAGTTTGTAATCTACTAATTCCTACAGGACCATC
The window above is part of the Methanosphaera sp. WGK6 genome. Proteins encoded here:
- a CDS encoding 30S ribosomal protein S19e, which gives rise to MTTAFDVPADSLISAVSKELKENDKIDAPAWAQFVKTGVHKERRPEDPDWWYVRTAALLRRVYVDGPVGISRLQTKYGGNKDRGTNPEKFRRGSGSIIRTALQQLEDAGYVQQTAEGRTVTPAGQSYLDAKAAEIVKDIPELSKY